One genomic segment of Mycolicibacterium gilvum includes these proteins:
- a CDS encoding carboxylesterase/lipase family protein has protein sequence MHEHTVRVKIASGTVEGFTRDGVHRWRSIPYARPPVGPLRYRAPRPVQPWPGVRYCHGFGACAPQQRMYTLLAPGRYQPMSEDCLTLNVVAPADAEARAADGPLPVMVFIHGGGYLLGSSATPVYDGASLARKGCVYISVNYRLGALGCLELSSLSTPEAPIDDNLFLRDLVMALRWVRDNVAAFGGDPGNVTIFGESAGAHAVSTLVATPEAEGLFAQAIAQSPASGMISDADIAADYAQRFARQLGADGKDGARALLAARPADLVDALERLIVEGQRDLVGAFAIGPTYGTEYLPEDPVEAMRSGRAHPVPLIVGTNADEGRLFTRFLKLLPTNEQAIEQLLSAVEPEARQRVLAAYPKYPAVDACVAFGGDFIFGSAVWQIAHAHSAFAPTYVYRYDYATAALRLSGMGATHATELLAVFDVYRSRFGKLLAAGLDSRSAKKVTDDVQKRWLGFAERAVPGGDWPQYTRDERAVLVLDRRRRVEFDPHSERRQAWEGFFLATR, from the coding sequence ATGCATGAGCACACCGTCCGGGTGAAGATCGCCTCGGGCACCGTCGAAGGATTCACCAGGGACGGTGTCCACCGGTGGAGATCGATCCCGTACGCGCGCCCACCGGTGGGTCCGCTGCGTTACCGGGCGCCCCGGCCCGTCCAGCCGTGGCCGGGTGTGCGCTACTGCCACGGATTCGGTGCCTGCGCCCCGCAGCAGAGGATGTACACGCTGCTCGCGCCGGGCAGGTACCAGCCGATGAGCGAGGACTGCCTGACGCTCAACGTGGTGGCCCCGGCCGATGCCGAGGCGCGCGCCGCCGACGGACCGCTGCCGGTGATGGTCTTCATCCACGGCGGCGGCTATCTGCTGGGCAGCTCGGCGACCCCCGTCTACGACGGTGCGTCGCTGGCCCGCAAAGGCTGCGTCTACATCTCGGTGAACTACCGCCTCGGTGCGCTGGGCTGTCTGGAACTCTCGTCGTTGTCGACACCCGAGGCGCCCATCGACGACAACCTCTTCCTGCGCGACCTGGTGATGGCGCTGCGCTGGGTGCGCGACAACGTCGCGGCGTTCGGCGGCGATCCCGGCAACGTCACGATCTTCGGGGAGAGCGCAGGCGCTCACGCGGTCTCCACGCTGGTGGCCACCCCCGAGGCGGAAGGCCTCTTCGCCCAGGCGATCGCCCAGAGCCCGGCCAGCGGCATGATCAGCGACGCCGACATCGCCGCGGACTACGCGCAGCGTTTCGCCCGGCAGCTCGGTGCCGACGGCAAGGACGGGGCCCGCGCGTTGCTGGCTGCACGTCCTGCCGATCTCGTCGACGCGCTGGAACGGTTGATCGTCGAGGGACAGCGGGACCTTGTGGGCGCCTTCGCGATCGGGCCGACGTACGGCACCGAGTACCTGCCCGAGGACCCTGTCGAGGCGATGCGCAGCGGACGCGCGCATCCGGTGCCGTTGATCGTCGGGACGAACGCCGACGAGGGACGTCTGTTCACCCGTTTCCTCAAGCTGCTGCCGACCAACGAGCAGGCCATCGAGCAGTTGCTGTCCGCGGTGGAACCCGAAGCGCGGCAACGGGTTCTGGCCGCCTATCCGAAGTATCCGGCCGTCGACGCCTGCGTGGCGTTCGGCGGGGACTTCATCTTCGGATCCGCGGTGTGGCAGATCGCGCACGCCCACTCGGCGTTCGCGCCTACCTACGTGTACCGCTACGACTACGCCACCGCGGCGCTGCGACTGTCCGGCATGGGAGCCACCCACGCCACCGAACTGTTGGCGGTGTTCGACGTGTACCGGTCACGCTTCGGCAAGCTGCTGGCCGCGGGTCTGGACTCGCGCAGCGCCAAGAAGGTCACCGACGATGTGCAGAAGCGATGGCTGGGCTTCGCCGAGCGGGCCGTTCCCGGCGGGGACTGGCCGCAGTACACCCGCGACGAGCGCGCGGTCCTGGTGCTCGACCGGCGCCGGCGCGTCGAGTTCGATCCGCACTCGGAGCGGCGGCAGGCGTGGGAAGGGTTCTTCCTGGCCACGCGCTGA
- a CDS encoding primary-amine oxidase, which produces MSEHHDSPPAGPFPLDPLGAAEFAAVAAILRRDRDVETAPAQTGSAPGWRFASIEMIEPAKAALADFERGGPRPARRAEAVCFDRAANATYKCVVSLTDDRVESFEHVPGVQPNFTVDEFVECDRLLRGHPEVIAALLGRGITDIGLVFFDTWTYGDAVAPPEYRDRRIGWSDSWVKAAPGANPYARLVSGFHCVIDLNSMELLRIEDEGPFGPDGTGETPPEVMGEYVPAHIPGHILAAGRRDPVKPLHITQPDGPSFSLDGNLLRWQNWSLRVGFNHREGMTLHTVRYRDGDRERSVAHRMSFAEMIVPYRDPSPDHYRRTAFDIGEWGLGFMTTSLELGCDCLGEIRYLDAVLHDSKGEPYTITNAICIHEEDNAVLWKHVDHDIGAEVRRMRRLTISFHVTVANYEYLVYWRLYQDGNIECEVRATGIMVTTPLAVGAANPNGTLVDERTYAPFHQHFLVARLDMDIDGTDNTVVMSESFAEPIGPDNPHGLSLVVSNTPLRTEWEARQDVNFATQRAWKVVNPNVTTGLGAHPAYKLVPTGAIPSMFEPGSPVLDRAGVIAHTLWVTPNRADERWPAGEFVNQSARDTGLARWTAADRPIENTDVVLWYVFGIHHITRAEDWPVMPVDVVSFWLKPFGFFDRNPALDVVGTPPDSCHTATTSAHH; this is translated from the coding sequence GTGTCCGAGCACCACGATTCGCCGCCCGCGGGACCGTTTCCCCTCGACCCGCTCGGCGCCGCCGAGTTCGCGGCCGTCGCGGCGATCCTGCGGCGTGACCGCGACGTCGAAACAGCGCCTGCCCAAACCGGATCGGCACCGGGCTGGCGGTTCGCGTCGATCGAGATGATCGAGCCGGCCAAAGCGGCGTTGGCGGACTTCGAACGCGGCGGCCCGCGTCCCGCGCGCCGGGCCGAGGCGGTGTGCTTCGACCGCGCCGCCAACGCCACCTACAAGTGCGTGGTGTCACTGACCGACGACCGCGTCGAGAGCTTCGAGCACGTGCCCGGGGTGCAGCCGAACTTCACCGTCGACGAATTCGTCGAATGCGATCGGCTTCTGCGCGGACATCCCGAGGTCATCGCCGCGCTGCTCGGCCGCGGCATCACCGACATCGGGCTGGTGTTCTTCGATACCTGGACCTACGGCGACGCGGTCGCGCCGCCCGAATACCGGGACCGCCGGATCGGCTGGTCGGACAGCTGGGTCAAGGCGGCGCCCGGGGCGAACCCGTACGCGCGCTTGGTCAGCGGGTTCCATTGCGTGATCGACCTGAACTCGATGGAGCTGTTACGGATCGAGGACGAGGGCCCGTTCGGTCCCGACGGCACGGGGGAGACGCCGCCGGAGGTGATGGGGGAGTACGTCCCCGCCCACATCCCCGGACATATCCTCGCCGCCGGCCGGCGGGATCCGGTCAAGCCGCTGCACATCACCCAACCCGACGGGCCGTCCTTCAGCCTCGACGGCAACCTGTTGCGGTGGCAGAACTGGTCACTGCGTGTCGGATTCAACCACCGCGAGGGCATGACCCTGCACACCGTGCGGTACCGCGACGGGGACCGCGAGCGCTCCGTCGCCCACCGCATGTCCTTTGCCGAGATGATCGTGCCCTACCGGGATCCGTCACCGGATCACTACCGGCGCACCGCTTTTGACATCGGCGAGTGGGGACTGGGCTTCATGACGACCTCCCTGGAGCTCGGCTGCGACTGCCTCGGCGAGATCCGCTACCTCGACGCCGTCCTGCACGACAGCAAGGGCGAGCCCTACACCATCACCAACGCGATCTGTATCCACGAGGAAGACAACGCCGTGCTCTGGAAGCACGTCGACCACGACATCGGCGCCGAGGTGCGCCGCATGCGCCGCCTCACGATCTCGTTCCACGTCACCGTCGCCAACTACGAGTACCTGGTCTACTGGCGCCTGTATCAGGACGGCAACATCGAGTGCGAGGTCCGCGCCACCGGCATCATGGTGACCACGCCGCTGGCCGTCGGCGCGGCCAACCCCAACGGCACGCTGGTCGACGAGCGCACGTACGCACCGTTTCACCAGCATTTCCTGGTCGCGCGCCTCGACATGGACATCGACGGCACCGACAACACGGTCGTGATGTCGGAATCGTTCGCCGAGCCCATCGGCCCGGACAACCCGCACGGCCTGTCGCTGGTGGTCAGCAACACCCCACTGCGCACCGAGTGGGAGGCGCGCCAGGACGTGAACTTCGCGACCCAGCGCGCATGGAAGGTCGTCAACCCCAACGTGACCACCGGCCTCGGCGCGCACCCGGCCTACAAGCTCGTGCCCACCGGCGCGATTCCGTCGATGTTCGAGCCGGGCTCACCGGTCCTCGACCGTGCCGGCGTCATCGCCCACACCCTGTGGGTGACACCCAACCGGGCCGACGAGCGTTGGCCCGCAGGTGAATTCGTCAACCAGTCGGCCCGTGACACCGGTCTGGCACGCTGGACGGCCGCCGATCGCCCGATCGAGAACACCGACGTGGTGCTGTGGTACGTGTTCGGTATCCACCACATCACCCGCGCCGAGGACTGGCCGGTGATGCCCGTCGACGTGGTGTCGTTCTGGCTCAAGCCGTTCGGGTTCTTCGACCGCAACCCCGCACTCGACGTCGTCGGCACGCCGCCGGACTCCTGTCACACCGCGACGACCAGCGCCCACCACTGA